Below is a window of Nicotiana tabacum cultivar K326 chromosome 19, ASM71507v2, whole genome shotgun sequence DNA.
GGACCTTTCCTCACCTATGCTTTATGCATGAAAGTGCTCCCTTCTTTGTTCTTATCCTTCCGTCCCCACCTTCCCATCTTACAACCCATTGATACACACCATAGAAACGACAAAGTCTACGTGTATTCCAAGTCTAAGAATTGGAGTCCTCTTAGGGAAAGACAAGAAGTCACTTCCGTATCAGAAAGGTTTTTATGCATTTTATCATTATCGTCTGTGACTGCAGAGAGGATGGTATCAAGGATCTCATCTTCGAGCATCGAACCTTCTTCAGCAATTAGTAATGTCACTGGAACACTCTAAAACATCTCATGATCTCTTTTCGCAAATCACATTAAATAATTAGGAACCCCCTTTTCCTCGGCCTTCTCCGTTCTTATCTTTCCCGCACCAACTCTCATTTGGTTTGGATCAATTCAATTGATTAATCATTAAGGTAAAATGTCTAACCTCTAGATCTATGAAAGTTAGACAAGCAATCTTTCTTCGAGTCAAGTTAACCAGTTGAAGTTTTATTTTTAGaagtagaaattaaaaattactACGCAATAGTTGATTTTTTACAAAATGTTGAAGTAATAAAATAGCTAAATAGATTCTGGACAGACAATTATACGGAATTTATCTATTGTAGGTGAATAACTTCATATTAAAATAAAGCAGCGAAAACAGCACGCAGAATGAAAAGGATACTATCGATCACATAGTGTGGTAACATAAATTGTTGGAATATAGCCGAAGAGGGTCTGCTACTAAGGCTGCCCCTCCAGTAATTTGTTCTTGGAGCCAATAAGCTCTCTTATTTCAAATCTATCCTTTGTTCATTAACCTGGTTAACCATGGCAGAACACATTTCTGAGCTTTCTTCAGTTGTTGCAAGACAAGATGGCGCCAGAAAGGTTCTTTGAGGTTGTTGATTGTAgcctgccggggcatttgttttCACTGATGTAACTGGAACAGAAGCATGCACAAGTATCCTAGGCTTTGGCATTTGAATTTTATCCAATGTCGCAGCGCTCAGGCTGTATTTACTTTCATGCCGTAGTTGCTTAATGTATTGGCTTTTGCTGTATGTTTGACTTGAGACACTTTTGTCTTGTACAATTGGTTTCCAGGATCCATTTGCAGATGCGACTCCAGGAACAACCTCGTTGCCTACCTCATTCAAGACCTGGCAAGAATTGCTAGGAGATCTAAAACATGAGTTACCTTATCAACATTTCGATAAATCCTTAGTTCTTGAAGACATCCTGGTTTTATGCAGTGAGGAACTGCCAAATAGGTTCCGTTGCATGAATTTCCAAGTAGTGATAATCAAGCACTACATCATTAACAGAAATGCAAAAAAGAATAATCACTAATAATTGGTAGCATTATAATGGTACTTCCCGTTAGTCTCAAAAAGGACCTCAAGCATAGGCGAAGTCAGGATTTGAAAGGTTCGGAATTGTAATCCTTTTAAGTttctgggttctaaattaataagttgtacatattcaatagatttcttaagacaaatacatgGTTTGAATAAAAGCTATTAGGTTTGGCCGAACCCGCATCCCGCACTCTACCTCAGCCCCTGACCTCAGGAAACACTCAGGCTTGCAGACGCCAAATGCACGCTCAAACAATTATCATCACCAATATGCAAGTAAACCAGCTACCAAACTTGACGTTAGATCAGTGATGAAACTCTAGTTATTAAATGATTCGTCATTTATCTTTGGATGGACTACAAAGGAAAAATGACACTCCATGCGCATGAGTTTGTCTCGGTTTGTATGTGTATGTGACTACGTATATTAGCAACATATAATCCTAGAGACTCTTTTAAATTAAGACTAGCTGGAGAAAATACGCAACCTTTCCAAGGCTGATGTTGAGATCGTAAGTACACACAACTGTCAGCATGCGACCCAACTTGATCCGAGGGGAAAAACTCAAAGATTTCTAGCCATATAATTAATTAAGATTAGTGGGACTGGGTCCAGAAAGGTAAAAACTTGCCCGCACCTGGTGTTTACACCCGGCTTAGTTAAGTTAATCATGTGTCATTTGTTTATTGGTCGGGTGTAAACACCCGGTGCGGGTATGTTTTTACCGTCCAGAAAATAGTATCAAGAGGACTGTGTTTAACTCCAGGTGAGCATCATCTGCTAGGGAAAATTTAGGAGATAAATTTAGTGTGCGTGCTACATGGCATTTTCATATTCAAACATGTATCCATAAATATAAAAAAGTGTAGAGAAGCCAAGACATGGACTAAGAAAATTTGTGTCATATGATAATTTACCTGGTGGGCCAGTTAAGCGAGATTCTTGATGAGTTCTCAACAATTTCCAGATCTGCGATGAAGTAGGAGCAAATAATTATTCAAGTTATACAAAACATCTCCTTACACAAACTATCAAATATGTTCACCTAAACAGACTAAAACACACGTGCACCGTTGTTTCTTTTTATTTGGGTTTACCTGAACAAGCTAAAGGAAGAGATCTACCACAATCTTTTATCCCATGAGACTCTAAAGATGGTAGTAAGCTCATTATGCCAATTATAGCAATATAATGACCTGTAAAAGTTTCTCCATAGTATAGCATAATAGATAAGCACATTCATTATGAAAAATGGTATCCTTAGGGAATAAGTTTGGTATTACCATTAAATTGTCCGACCACTTGTAGAATATTCACACCATATTTGAGCATTTTAGTGATGTTGGTGGGAGGCTGCTGCATACTGTCCTGCAAAATTTCAGGATAATGGAGATTGAATTTGCGCAGTTACACTAATTGATCAACTCCAAAAATTGATAGCAAGAAAATCATTCAGAGAGAGAAATTAGTTGGTGGGAGAAACAGACTACAGACACCTTAGTCGTCACCTCCAGCCGTTTTCCATTTAAAAGAAAGCTACAGTCAAGAAGAGTTGAAAATTAGGGTCCGACACCAAAGGAAGAATGGAGGGTTAGAGTTTAAGCTAACAAAGTAGAATAAAATAAAGTAGGTTATACGTTGTTTCTGGTGGCGCAATGATGCAGGATGCTGTCTCCATATTGTCAACATTTGTTACAAGTAATAACTGCATGAAATTCAGCCAATAAGATTGGAACATGAAAAAAATAGTACTAGTATTATGTAAGAGCTCAAACAGTATGATTTAAGTATATTTAAAGTAGTAAAAGTACGAAAATAAAGACCTAACTTCTTTTCTCCTAACTGCTCATGGTAGTTGCTACTGGATGACTAGCGTTAGTTAATTAGAACATGACGGTAGAGAAGGTAGTGATGATAAGAAGCGAAATAACTGCAACAGTACTCTGGAATTTCCCACTAGTGAAGCCAAAATATGTGAAACAATGTAAGGGCCAATTGGACACAAGAACCAGGACCCTCAGGAAATGTAGATTGCAAAAATGTATACGAGAGAACAGCTATAGTTTCAGAGTAGAAAAGATACTAATAATAGAACacaaagggtgtgtttggtatgaaggaaaatattttccggaaaatattttccaattttcccatgtttggttggcttaaatgttttggaaaacattttcctcgtgaattcattttcctccaattgggaaaatatttttcaaaattcttcttcaaccttcCCCACActttttttttcatgatgtacaaaaattattttctttcatttcaacacaatgagtattttcttttcatgatgtaaaaaagtattttctttcgtttcaacaaaaaaagtactttctttttgaTGATGTagaataaatattttctttcatttcaacaaaatgatgtagtaaaaagtatttctttcatttcaacaaaatgagtattttctttttatgatgtagaaaaaatattttctcattttaacaaaatgagtactttttcatgttgtagaaagagtactttctttttcaacaaaaaaaatagtagtattttctttttagttattatGTAGCacaaatttcaatgttatttttgCGTGAAAAAGTAAAACAAATATTAGTCACTTTggatttgtgtgaatttttaaaagaataattaaacttttgaagaaaatagagtcctCAAAATGTTGGGTATTTGGGGTTTGAGAGGGGAGGGCAGCATAGGAAATAtgatggggggggggggcagagagaaagaaaaggagaaaagtagcataaaaatttattttccggaaaaagtttttcactcaccaaccaaacaagagaAAATGAGTGATtctaggaaaacattttcctttataCCAAACACATCCTAAATTCTTATTCAACTATAAGCAACAAGCTTCGGATTAACCATCTTGCTTTTACAACTCAATGGATTAAACAAAAcccccgtttggccatagattttgccaaaacaATTCCAAATTATTTTTGGCAAATACCTGTTTGTTTGTagattttatccatattttggcaaattttcaaatcccaaaactaGCTCAAGAGTtgtttttggcccaaaatattaccgtttggtttttaaaaaaatttcaaaaattgccctaaacttttgtattttataaaaaaaccCACTTTCTGATATTATGACTCAACTAATCCATATCTACCCACTTTTCCCTCATTAAACTCACGCGGCTTTGCCTTCTCTATAAACATAAGAAAACCTTCACCAAAGTTAT
It encodes the following:
- the LOC107829228 gene encoding E4 SUMO-protein ligase PIAL2-like isoform X1, whose translation is MERPTSSSAKVQNAGTASMLVATVADLMSLYMQSGHLNHLSVFSDLCLSLAKGIDHAVANNEVPLRSHELPSLLKQVYKYRNDFSLQDASMVLLMSVKSACKVGWFRNEDTNDLLILIQEVNRYFSSAEDIGVDPSYVHPYVSKVLRRFSPKLKMDRIVAAFQIKPGFGAFHADFHILRGMVTPEKDEILLLVTNVDNMETASCIIAPPETTFLLNGKRLEVTTKDSMQQPPTNITKMLKYGVNILQVVGQFNDLEIVENSSRISLNWPTSNSCQVLNEVGNEVVPGVASANGSWKPIVQDKSVSSQTYSKSQYIKQLRHESKYSLSAATLDKIQMPKPRILVHASVPVTSVKTNAPAGYNQQPQRTFLAPSCLATTEESSEMCSAMVNQVNEQRIDLK